In Anaeromyxobacter diazotrophicus, the sequence CGCGACCGGCATCTCGCGGGAGGAGCTGCGCGGGCGGCTGCCGCCGGTCACGGACGCCAGGCTCTTCGCCCGCCTGCTCGCGCAGCTCGTCGAGAAGGGCGAGCTCGTCACCGAGGCCGATCAGGTGCGCCTCCCCACCCACCGCGCCGCCAGCGGCGCGGCCGGCGGCGCGCTCAAAGCCACCGTGACCGCAGCGCTGGTGAAGGGGGGTCTCACCCCGCCCTGGCTGTCCGAGCTGCCCGGCCTCGCCGGCGCCGCGCCGGAGGAGGTGGCGGCGGTGCTGAAGCTGCTGCTCGCCGAGGGCGCCGCGGTGCGCGTCTCCTCCGAGCTCTACTACGACGCGGGGGCGATCCACGGCCTGCGCGAGCGGCTGGTGGCGCACCTCGCGGTGCGCCGGGAGATCACCACCCAGGAGTTCAAGGAGCTCGTCGGCGCGACGCGCAAGCACGTCATCCCGCTGGCCGAGTACTTCGACCGCGAGAAGGTCACGCTGCGCGTGGGCGACAAGCGGGTGCTGCGGGGCGAGGGGCGGTGACCGCGGTGCCGCCGGGCGAGGGCGAGCTGGCCGCGCTCCAGGCGCGCAACGCCGAGCTGGCCGCCCTCAACCGGGTGGCGGAGGCGGCCGGCGCGGCGCCCGACCTCGAGCTGTTCCTCGCGCGCGCCGGGGAGGAGGCCTCCGCGCTGCTCGGCGCCCCGGTGGTGGGCTTCTTCCTCCTCGAGCGCGACCGGCGCGAGGCGGTGCTGCTCCACCTGCACGGCGGCGACGAGGCCGACCGCCGGCGGCTCGGGCGCGCTCCGGTCACCGGCAACGTCTTCGAGTCGGTGGGCCTGGGCGGGCAGGTGCGGGTGCGCCAGGTGGCGGAGCTGCCCGGAGCGCTCCAGGAGCTGCTCGCGCCGCTGCGCCTCGCGACGGTGGCGAGCACGCCGGCGCGCTTTCGCTCGAGCACGGTCGGGGTGCTCTCGGCGGGCTTCCGCGAGCCGCGCTCGCCCGAGGCCTGCCGCACCGACCTGCTGGAGGCGCTCGGCGCGCACTTCGCCTCGGCGGTCGAGACGCACCGGCTGCTGGGCGACCTGCGCGGGCGCGTGGCCGAGCTGACCCTCCTCAACGACATGGCGGTGGCGACCGCCACGCTCGACCCGGTGCTCCTGCTCGAGAACGCGCTCCGCCGCACCTCGGCCACCTTCCGCGCCGAGACCGCCGCCGCCTACCTGCTCGAGGCGGGCGAGCTCCGCCAGACCGCCTGCCTCGGGGTCTCGGCCGAGACGGCGGCCCGGACGTCACGGCTGCCGCTCGGCAAGGGCCCCGCCGGCCAGGCCGCCGCCGAGGGCAAGATCATCCATCACCCGGAGCTCCGGCCGGCGAGCCCCGGCCAGGCCTGGATGCGCGACCAGGAGGGCGTGCACGCCGCCGTCGGCGTCCCGCTGCTCGCGAAGGACCGCGTGCTGGGCGCGTTCGTGCTCGGCCGCCGGCGGCCCGAGCCGTTCACCGACGGCGAGCTCTCGCTCCTCACCGCGGTGGGCGTGCAGCTCGGGGTCGCGGTCGAGAACGCCCGCCTGTTCGCGGACACCCGGCGCCGCGTGGCCGACCTGGAGGCGGTCAACGCGCTCGCGCTGCGCGTCTTCGCGACCGCGCCGGGCGACGCGCGCCGGCTCCTCGAGGAGGCGAGCCAGGAGATGGCCCGCGCGCTCGCGGTCCGGTCGGTGGTGGTGCTGCAGCTGGACCAGGACGGCGAGGGGCTGACCGGCGTGGCCGGCTTCGGGACCCCGCTGCCGCCGGCGCAGATCGCGATCCCGCTCGCCCGCAGCGACCTCGTCCGGCGCGCGCTCGGCGCGTGCGAGCCAGCGTGGGGGCTGCAGGTCATCGACGCGCCCCGGCCGGGCGAGATCGCGCCGCCGCCGCTCTCGGTGCTGCTCGTGCCGCTCTCGGCGCGCGGGGCGACGCGCGGCGTGGTGGCGCTCGCCGACGGCCCGGAGCGGCGCTACAGCGAGGCGGAGATCGCGCTCGCCCTGGCGCTGGCGGGCGAGGCGGCCATGGGGCTCGAGAACGCGGAGCTCTACGCCGAGGCGCGGCACCGCGTCGAGGAGCTGTCGCTCGTCCACGAGGTAGGCCGCTCGCTCGTCGCCACCCTGGAGCTGAGCCAGGTGCTGGAGGCCGGCGTGCGCAACCTGGCGCGCATCGTGGACGCGCCCGACGGGTACCTGCTCCTGGCGGACGCGCAGCGCGACCGGATGGTGGTCCGCGCCGCCTCCGGGAGCGGCGCGCGCCTCGTCGGCCACGGCATCTCGCTGCGCCTCCAGCACAGCTTGTCGCGGCTCGTCTACGAGCAGCGGACGCCCATCGCCATGGCCGACGTGACCCAGGACGTCCGCGTCGACGCGGAGCTCAAGACGCTCACCGGCGCGCGCGCCTACCTGGGGCTGCCGCTCGTGGTGCGCGAGCGGCCCATCGGCGTGGCGCTCATCGCCGAGACGCGCGGCCCGCGCCGCTTCACGCCGGCCGAGGTCGAGCGCGCCACCGCCATCGCGAACCAGCTGGCGGTGGCGGTGGAGAACGCCGGGCTGTACGAGGACCTGCGCCGCTCCTACGCCGACCTGGCGCGGGCCCAGGACCAGCTCGTGCGGCAGGAGAGGCTGGCCGCCCTGGGCGAGCTGGCGGCGGTGGTGGCCCACGAGGTCCGCAACCCGCTGGGCGTGGTGTTCAACTCGCTCGGCTCGCTGCGGCGGCTGGTGCCGCAGCGCGGCGACGCGCGGATGCTGCTCGACATCGTGGGCGAGGAGGCGGAGCGGCTCAACCGCATGGTGGGCGACCTGCTCGACTTCGCGCGGCCGTCGCGGCCGACCGTGCGCGCGGAGCCGCTCGCGCCCGTGGTCGACGCCGCCCTGGCGGCCGCCCTCGGCGACGGCGGCCGCGGGGTGCGGGTCGAGCGCGAGCTGGCGGACGACCTGCCGCCCGTCCCCATGGACGCGCGCCTGCTGCGGCAGGCGGTGCTGAACCTGGTCCTCAACGCAGCCCAGGCCATGGGCGGCGCCGGGACGCTCACCGTCCGCGCCCGGGCCGAGGAGGGGGGCGTGGTGCTGGAGCTCGGCGACACCGGCCCCGGGATCCCGGAGGACGTGCGCCACCGTATCTTCGAGCCCTTCTTCACCACCAAGGCCACCGGCACCGGGCTCGGCCTGGCGGTGGTGAAGCGCATCGTCGACGACCACCACGGCCGCATCGAGACGCGCCCCGGCCCGCAGGGCGGCACGGTGTTCTCGCTCCGCCTGCCGATCCGCCCGACGTCCCCGTTGAAACCGGACGCCGGTTCGGCCGAGGATGAGCCATGAACGAGGCGGCAGCCGACGCGACGCGGGCGCAGCCGCTCGAGGCCGGGGGAGCGGGCCGGGTGCTGGTCGTGGACGACCAGCGGAACATGCGCGCCACCACCGCCCTCCTGCTGCGCGAGGCGGGCTACGCCGTGACCGAGGCGGAGGACGGCGCCGCCGCCGTCCAGCGGCTCGGCGCGGAGCAGTTCGACGTGGTGCTGACCGACGTGCGCATGGGCGCGGTGGACGGCATGGAGGTGCTGCGGGCCTCGCTCGAGGCCGCGCCCACCGCCCAGGTCATCGTGATGACCGCCTACGGGACGATCGAATCGGCGGTGGAGGCGATCCGGCGCGGCGCCTACGACTACATCGCGAAGCCGTTCAAGGAGGACGAGCTGCTCCTGCGCGTCGCGAAGGCGATGGACAAGCGGCGGCTGCTCGGCGAGGTGAGCCTGCTCCGGCGCGACTTCCGCGCGCGCTACGGGCTCGAGCACATCGTGGGCCGCTCCGCGGCGCTGCGCGAGCTGCTCGACCGCGTGGTGCGGGTCGCGCCCAGCGACGCGACCGTGCTCGTCACCGGCGAGTCGGGGACCGGCAAGGAGCTCATCGCCCGCGCGCTGCACGCCGCCTCCCGCCGCCGCGACAAGCCGTTCGTGCCCATCAACTGCGCCGCCATCACCGAGACCCTGCTCGAGTCGGAGCTGTTCGGGCACGCCCGCGGCGCCTTCACCGGCGCCACGCGCGCCCGGCGCGGCCTCTTCGAGGAGGCGGACGGCGGCACGCTCTTCATCGACGAGATCGCCGAGACCGCGCTCGGCTCGCAGGCGAAGCTCCTGCGCGCCATCCAGGAGGGCGAGATCCGCCGGGTGGGCGAGTCGCTCTCGGTGAAGGTGGACGTCCGTGTCATCGCCGCCACCAACCAGAACCTCAAGGCCGCCGTGGCCGAGAAGCGCTTCCGCGAGGACCTGTACTACCGGCTCAACGTGGTGCCGCTGCGCATCCCCCCGCTCCGCGAGCGGCGCGAGGACATCCCGCTCCTGGCCCAGCGCTTCCTGGAGGGGTTCGCGGAGCGCACCGGCGAGCGGAAGTCCCTCTCGCCGGAGGCGATGCAGAAGCTGCTCGGCTACCCGTGGCCCGGCAACGTGCGCGAGCTCGAGAACATGATCGAGCAGGCCGCCGCGCTGACGCCGCACGCCGTGCTCTCGGACGCGGACATCCACTTCGAGCCCGCCCCGGAGGTGCCCGGCGCGAGCGCAGCCCAGACCCTGGCCGGCGCGGTCGAGGCCGCCGAGCGGCGCGCGGTCGAGGCGGCCCTCAGCCGCTGCGGCGGCGACCTGGGCCGCGTCGCGCGCGAGCTCGAGGTCTCGCCGACCACCCTGTGGCGCAAGATGAAGGCGCTGGGCCTCCGGGCGCGCGACGGGGGCTAGCGGGCCCCTCCCGCTACTGCGTCAGCATCGACGCGGCGCGGGCCAGGTCGGCGATGGGGCCGGGGCCGATGCCGAGCACCACCACCGCCACCGCCGAGGCCGCCAGCGCCACCGACAGGGCGGGGCCGAGCGCGAGCGCGCCCTCCTCGCCCGCCTCCGGCGCGCGCATGTACATGTAGACCACCACGCGCAGGTAGTAGTACGCGCCGAGCGCGCTCGTCAGGACGCCGATGATGGCGAGCCCGTACGCCTGGGCGTTGATGGCGGCCTTGAAGATGAGGAACTTCCCGACGAACCCCGCGGTGGGCGGGATGCCGGCCAGCGACAGCATGAACACGGCCATCACGAAGGCGAGGCCCGGGCGGCGGCGCGCCAGGCCGGCCAGGCGCGACAGGTCCCAGGCGTCGGCGGGCTCGGCCCGGACGTCGGTCCGCTCCACCGCGCCCACCACCGCGAACGCGCCGATGACGGTGGCGGTGTAGGCGGCCAGGTAGAAGAGCACGCTCGACAGGGCGCTCTCGCGCGCCCCGGCCGCGCCGGCCGAGACCACGCCGACGAGCAGGTAGCCGGCGTGCGCGATGGACGAGTACGCCAGCATGCGCTTCACGCTGCGCTGCGGGACCGCCAGCAGGTTGCCGAACAGCATCGTCAGCACCGCCAGCGCCGCGGCCACCGCGCCGAAGCGGGCCGAGCCCATCACCGCGCCGCCCCACACCGCCATGAGCACGCGCACCAGCACCGCGAACCCGGCCGTCTTCACGCCCGCCGCCATGAAGGCGGTCACCGGGGTGGGCGCGCCCTCGTAGACGTCGGGCGTCCAGAGGTGGAACGGCACCGCCGCGATCTTGAAGGCCAGGCCGGCGCCGACGAGGCCGAGCCCGATGACGAGCAGCGCGCCCGAGCCGCGGGCGAAGTCCGAGAAGAGGGTGGAGCCGGTCACGCCGTAGACGAGCGCCGTCCCGTACAGCAGGAGCGCCGAAGAGAAGGCGCCCAGCACGAAGTACTTGAACGCCGCCTCGGCCGGCTTGCGGCCGCGCCGCATGTAGGCCGCCAGCGCGTAGGTGGCGAGGCTCATCACCTCGATGGCGATGAACGTCATGAGCAGGTCGGCGGCGCTGCCGAGGAGCGACATGCCCGCCGCCGCGAAGAGCGCCAGCGCGTAGAACTCGCCGCGCTCGGCGTCGCGGGCGTGGAGCCACTGCGCGCCCACCAGCGCCGAGAGCGCGAGCCCGCCGCAGACGGTGACGGTCACGAAGACGGAGAAGCCGTCCACCACCGCCTGACCGCCGAAGACGCGGCCGGCCGGCGGGGCGAGCAGCGCCGCCAGCCCGGCCAGGGCGGCCGCGGCGACGGTGATGCCGGCCATGAAGCCGCGGCGGCCGGAGGTGAGGAACACCTCCGACATGAGCAGGACCAGCGCCCCCGCCACCAGGATGGCGATGGGCAGCATGGCCGCGAGGTCCGTCGGGGAGAGGCCGGTCATGTCACTCCCTCCCCGCCAGCGCGGGAGGCTGGGTGCCGGTGGTGGGCGGGCGCCCCGGGTCGCGCTCCTCCAGCCGGTGCTCCACGGCGGCGAAGCGCCCGAGGAGCCGGTCCACCGCCGGGCGGGCGGGGTCGAGGAACGGCTGGGGGAAGAAGCCCATCACGGCGATGAGCGCGACGAGGGGCGTGATGACCACCCACTCGCGCAAGGAGAGGTCGAGCAGGGTGCGGTTCTTCTCGTTCGAGAGCGCGCCGAAGAAGACGCGCTCGACGAGGAGCAGCATGTAGACCGCGCCCAGGATGACGCCGGTCGCGCCGACCGCGGAGAACCACGGGGCGCTCGCCAGCCGGGCGAGCCAGGTGCCGGAGAGGATGAGGAACTCGCCGACGAAGCCGTTCGTGCCGGGCAGCCCGATGGAGGAGAGCGTCACGATCACGAAGGCGGTGGCGATCCACGGCACCTGCCGCGCCACGCCGCCGTACTCGGCGATGAGGCGGGTGTGGCGCCGCTCGTAGAGCATGCCGACCATGAGGAAGAGCGCGCCCGTCGAGACGCCGTGGTTGAGCATCTGGTAGACGCCGCCGGTGAGCCCCTCGGCGGTGAGCGCCATGAGCCCGAGCATCACGAAGCCCATGTGCGAGACCGAGGAGTAGGCGACGAGGCGCTTCATGTCCTTCTGCACCAGGCACATGAGCGCGCCGTAGACGATGCCGATCACGGCCAGCGCCGCCACCGCGGGGCGGTAGTGCAGCGCCGCCTCGGGGAAGAGCGGCAGCGCGTAGCGGAAGAAGCCGAACGTCCCCATCTTGAGCAGCACGCCCGCCAGGATCACCGAGCCGGCGGTGGGCGCCTCGGTGTGGGCGTCGGGCAGCCAGGTGTGCAGCGGGAACATCGGGACCTTCACGGCGAAGGCCACCGCGAAGGCGAGGAAGAGCCAGCGCTGGGCCGAGGCCGAGACCTCGAGCGCCTGCCGCACCTGCACGTAGTCGAAGGTGCCGCCGGCCTTCGCCCCCACGTAGATGATGGCGACGAGCATGAGCACGCTCGCCACGAAGGTGTAGATGAAGAACTTCACCGTCGCGTAGAGGCGGTTCTCCGAGCCCCAGATCCCGATGAGGAGGTACATCGGGATGAGCACGCCCTCCCAGAACACGTAGAAGAGGATGAGGTCGAGGGCGGCGAAGGAGCCGATCATCGCGGTCTCGAGGACCAGGATCGCGATCATGAACTCCTTCACGCGCTCCTGGACCGCGTTCCACGCCGAGAGCACCACGATGGGCGTGAGCGCCGTGGTCAGCATGACGAGCAGCAGCGCCACCCCGTCGAGGCCCACGTGGTACGAGACGCCGAGCGCCGGGATCCACGGGACGTGGACCACCGCCTGGAACTCCGGCGCGCCGGGCGAGGCGTCGAACCCGAACCAGAGGCCGAGCGAGGCGCCGAAGGTGGCGAGGGTGACGACCAGGGCCAGCGCCTTGTGCTGCTTCGGCTCGGCCGCCGGGAAGAAGGCGGCGGCGATGGCCCCGATGAGCGGCAGGAAGACGACGATCGACAGCAAGTTCGCCTGCGCCACTAGCGGCCTCCCACGCCGAACACGGTCCACAGCAGGATGACGGCGGCCGCCATGGCCATCACCGCCGCGTAGCGCTGCGCGTCGCCATTCTGGAACACCCGGAAGGCGCGGCCCAGGAAGCCGAAGAAGCGCGCCACCCCGTTCACCAGGACGCCGTCGATGAGGAAGGCGTCCACCGCCCGCCAGAGCCAGTACGCGAGCCCGCGGATGAAGCCGATGGGGAAGAGGTCGTACAGCTCGTCCACGCGGAACTTGTCGAGCGTGAACCGGTACAGCGCCGGGAACGCGCGGACGATCTTCTCGGGCGCGCCGCGCCAGGCGCCGGCGTACATCTGCCAGGCGAGGGCGCCCATCGCCACCGCGATGCCCCAGGCGACGAGGAAGGGCCAGAGCACCACGTGCTCCTCGTGCTCCCCCAGGATCTCGCCCGCCTGGGCGAAGACCGGGTGCAAGAACTCGCCGAACACCTCGCCCCAGTGCCCGAGCGCCTCGACCTTCGGGAGGCCGAGGACGATGGCGACCACCGAGAGGATGGCGAGCACCCACAGCGGCACGGTCATGACCGGCGACGACTCGTGCGCGTGGGCGGCGACGTCGGTGCGCGGCTTGCCGGCGAAGGTGAGCGCGAAGCAGCGCACCATGTAGAAGGCCGTCCCGGCGGCGGCGAGCGTACCGAGCACGTAGGCGGTGACGCCCACCCACGGGTAGGCGTGGTTCGCGCTGAAGAGCGCGCCGGCCAGGATGGCGTCCTTCGAGAAGAAGCCGGAGAGCGGCACGATGCCGGTGATGGCCAGGGTGGCGATGCCGAAGGTCTTCGCCGTGTTCGGCATCTTCGACCACAGGCCGCCCATGTTCCGGATGTCGGTGTCCTCGTGCATGCCGTGCATCACCGAGCCGGCGCCGAGGAAGAGGCAGGCCTTGAAGAAGGCGTGCGTGACGAGGTGCATGACGCCGGCGAAGAAGACGCCCGCGCCGACGCCGATGAACATGAAGCCGAGCTGGCTCACGGTGGAGTAGGCCAGCACCTTCTTGATGTCGTTCTGCGCGAAGGCGATGGCCGCGGCCACCACCGCGGTGAGCGCGCCGACGAGCGTCACCACCGCCATCGAGGCGGGCGCGAGCGCGAAGAGGAAGCTCGTGCGCGCCACCAGGTAGACGCCGGCGGTGACCATGGTGGCGGCGTGGATGAGAGCCGAGACCGGCGTCGGGCCGGCCATGGCGTCGGGCAGCCACACGTAGAGCGGCAGCTGCGCGCTCTTGCCGGTGCAGCCGACGAAGAGGCCGAGGGTGGCGAAGGTGAGCGCCCAGCCCAGCGTCTTGCCGGAGAAGACGCCCGCGCCGAGCACCGTCTCGGCCGAGGCGCCGTGGACCG encodes:
- a CDS encoding NADH-quinone oxidoreductase subunit M translates to MAQANLLSIVVFLPLIGAIAAAFFPAAEPKQHKALALVVTLATFGASLGLWFGFDASPGAPEFQAVVHVPWIPALGVSYHVGLDGVALLLVMLTTALTPIVVLSAWNAVQERVKEFMIAILVLETAMIGSFAALDLILFYVFWEGVLIPMYLLIGIWGSENRLYATVKFFIYTFVASVLMLVAIIYVGAKAGGTFDYVQVRQALEVSASAQRWLFLAFAVAFAVKVPMFPLHTWLPDAHTEAPTAGSVILAGVLLKMGTFGFFRYALPLFPEAALHYRPAVAALAVIGIVYGALMCLVQKDMKRLVAYSSVSHMGFVMLGLMALTAEGLTGGVYQMLNHGVSTGALFLMVGMLYERRHTRLIAEYGGVARQVPWIATAFVIVTLSSIGLPGTNGFVGEFLILSGTWLARLASAPWFSAVGATGVILGAVYMLLLVERVFFGALSNEKNRTLLDLSLREWVVITPLVALIAVMGFFPQPFLDPARPAVDRLLGRFAAVEHRLEERDPGRPPTTGTQPPALAGRE
- a CDS encoding NADH-quinone oxidoreductase subunit N, producing the protein MTGLSPTDLAAMLPIAILVAGALVLLMSEVFLTSGRRGFMAGITVAAAALAGLAALLAPPAGRVFGGQAVVDGFSVFVTVTVCGGLALSALVGAQWLHARDAERGEFYALALFAAAGMSLLGSAADLLMTFIAIEVMSLATYALAAYMRRGRKPAEAAFKYFVLGAFSSALLLYGTALVYGVTGSTLFSDFARGSGALLVIGLGLVGAGLAFKIAAVPFHLWTPDVYEGAPTPVTAFMAAGVKTAGFAVLVRVLMAVWGGAVMGSARFGAVAAALAVLTMLFGNLLAVPQRSVKRMLAYSSIAHAGYLLVGVVSAGAAGARESALSSVLFYLAAYTATVIGAFAVVGAVERTDVRAEPADAWDLSRLAGLARRRPGLAFVMAVFMLSLAGIPPTAGFVGKFLIFKAAINAQAYGLAIIGVLTSALGAYYYLRVVVYMYMRAPEAGEEGALALGPALSVALAASAVAVVVLGIGPGPIADLARAASMLTQ
- the nuoL gene encoding NADH-quinone oxidoreductase subunit L, which produces MSPSLGDAAAAQSYLWLIIALPLAGALVNGLIGRRLGKANAAVIAVGVMVAAFVLAVIAFAAVVQGEPLHFRGGTWFRVPGPDGRALVDVSWGLLLDRLSGTLALVVTGVGSLIHLYAASYMSHEDDFGYARFFTYLNLFVAAMMTLVLGDSLVLTFVGWEGVGLCSYLLIGFWYTDQQKAYCGRKAFVTNRIGDFGFLIGLFALLSIFGTVEYGAMSSAVHGASAETVLGAGVFSGKTLGWALTFATLGLFVGCTGKSAQLPLYVWLPDAMAGPTPVSALIHAATMVTAGVYLVARTSFLFALAPASMAVVTLVGALTAVVAAAIAFAQNDIKKVLAYSTVSQLGFMFIGVGAGVFFAGVMHLVTHAFFKACLFLGAGSVMHGMHEDTDIRNMGGLWSKMPNTAKTFGIATLAITGIVPLSGFFSKDAILAGALFSANHAYPWVGVTAYVLGTLAAAGTAFYMVRCFALTFAGKPRTDVAAHAHESSPVMTVPLWVLAILSVVAIVLGLPKVEALGHWGEVFGEFLHPVFAQAGEILGEHEEHVVLWPFLVAWGIAVAMGALAWQMYAGAWRGAPEKIVRAFPALYRFTLDKFRVDELYDLFPIGFIRGLAYWLWRAVDAFLIDGVLVNGVARFFGFLGRAFRVFQNGDAQRYAAVMAMAAAVILLWTVFGVGGR
- a CDS encoding sigma-54-dependent transcriptional regulator, which encodes MNEAAADATRAQPLEAGGAGRVLVVDDQRNMRATTALLLREAGYAVTEAEDGAAAVQRLGAEQFDVVLTDVRMGAVDGMEVLRASLEAAPTAQVIVMTAYGTIESAVEAIRRGAYDYIAKPFKEDELLLRVAKAMDKRRLLGEVSLLRRDFRARYGLEHIVGRSAALRELLDRVVRVAPSDATVLVTGESGTGKELIARALHAASRRRDKPFVPINCAAITETLLESELFGHARGAFTGATRARRGLFEEADGGTLFIDEIAETALGSQAKLLRAIQEGEIRRVGESLSVKVDVRVIAATNQNLKAAVAEKRFREDLYYRLNVVPLRIPPLRERREDIPLLAQRFLEGFAERTGERKSLSPEAMQKLLGYPWPGNVRELENMIEQAAALTPHAVLSDADIHFEPAPEVPGASAAQTLAGAVEAAERRAVEAALSRCGGDLGRVARELEVSPTTLWRKMKALGLRARDGG
- a CDS encoding GAF domain-containing protein yields the protein MTAVPPGEGELAALQARNAELAALNRVAEAAGAAPDLELFLARAGEEASALLGAPVVGFFLLERDRREAVLLHLHGGDEADRRRLGRAPVTGNVFESVGLGGQVRVRQVAELPGALQELLAPLRLATVASTPARFRSSTVGVLSAGFREPRSPEACRTDLLEALGAHFASAVETHRLLGDLRGRVAELTLLNDMAVATATLDPVLLLENALRRTSATFRAETAAAYLLEAGELRQTACLGVSAETAARTSRLPLGKGPAGQAAAEGKIIHHPELRPASPGQAWMRDQEGVHAAVGVPLLAKDRVLGAFVLGRRRPEPFTDGELSLLTAVGVQLGVAVENARLFADTRRRVADLEAVNALALRVFATAPGDARRLLEEASQEMARALAVRSVVVLQLDQDGEGLTGVAGFGTPLPPAQIAIPLARSDLVRRALGACEPAWGLQVIDAPRPGEIAPPPLSVLLVPLSARGATRGVVALADGPERRYSEAEIALALALAGEAAMGLENAELYAEARHRVEELSLVHEVGRSLVATLELSQVLEAGVRNLARIVDAPDGYLLLADAQRDRMVVRAASGSGARLVGHGISLRLQHSLSRLVYEQRTPIAMADVTQDVRVDAELKTLTGARAYLGLPLVVRERPIGVALIAETRGPRRFTPAEVERATAIANQLAVAVENAGLYEDLRRSYADLARAQDQLVRQERLAALGELAAVVAHEVRNPLGVVFNSLGSLRRLVPQRGDARMLLDIVGEEAERLNRMVGDLLDFARPSRPTVRAEPLAPVVDAALAAALGDGGRGVRVERELADDLPPVPMDARLLRQAVLNLVLNAAQAMGGAGTLTVRARAEEGGVVLELGDTGPGIPEDVRHRIFEPFFTTKATGTGLGLAVVKRIVDDHHGRIETRPGPQGGTVFSLRLPIRPTSPLKPDAGSAEDEP